One window of the Streptomyces sp. NBC_00259 genome contains the following:
- a CDS encoding hydrophobic protein: MVPLLLVLLLALLLFGAGFALKALWWIAVIVLVVWLLGFVIRPAATGGRRSRWYRW; the protein is encoded by the coding sequence ATGGTTCCTTTGCTGCTCGTTCTGTTGCTCGCACTGCTTCTTTTCGGTGCGGGCTTCGCACTCAAGGCACTCTGGTGGATCGCGGTCATCGTACTGGTCGTATGGCTGCTCGGATTTGTGATCCGGCCGGCAGCGACCGGTGGCCGCCGTAGCCGCTGGTACCGCTGGTAA
- a CDS encoding STAS domain-containing protein gives MSLMEENLNVEVEIHDPVTAVVTIGGELDADTATLLHHHLANQFLHGRRNLVLDLSALEFMDSSGLNVLIKATRETRSTGGDLHLAAPTPAVAKLFDLTGLSLTTSVHRDVGAALAAVEPAG, from the coding sequence ATGTCCCTCATGGAAGAGAACCTGAACGTCGAGGTCGAGATCCACGACCCTGTCACAGCGGTCGTGACGATCGGCGGCGAACTGGACGCCGACACGGCGACCCTTCTTCATCACCACCTTGCGAACCAGTTCCTCCACGGGCGCAGGAATCTCGTACTGGACCTGTCCGCCCTGGAGTTCATGGACTCCTCCGGGCTGAACGTCCTGATCAAGGCCACCCGGGAGACCCGGTCGACCGGCGGCGACCTGCACCTCGCGGCGCCGACGCCTGCCGTCGCCAAGCTCTTCGACCTCACGGGGCTGAGCCTGACGACCTCCGTCCACCGCGATGTCGGCGCGGCGCTCGCCGCCGTCGAGCCGGCCGGCTGA
- a CDS encoding PP2C family protein-serine/threonine phosphatase: MYVDKFDALEQALRSAAPHTLVDVVTDALAEWYRADDVQLRLADYGMRSLQAVETGPGTTEPVPIDGSAQGRAFGSQEPHVTKGPARVEVHLPVTVRGDRLGVLTVRMSEDIDAEALLPDLQRVCEALGHEILVAERDTDLYVLARRAARLTLAAEMQWLLLPGRACARSEFALGAHLEPAYAIFGDNYDWSVSADHLTLTVTNGMGNGIEAALLTSLAVNALRNARRAGLDLAGQATLADQAVYAHYQGRAYVSVLLLRFDLDSGEVEVVDAGSPRLWRLRDRVVEPIDFEAQLPLGMFEDTVYEPERFVVRPGDRLLFGSDGVYDSSSPAGERYGSRTLARTLLATSLLPPTQVPGAVLRELAGHRGDTPLDDDALVVCLDWYGRDERGGVDGDAATG; the protein is encoded by the coding sequence ATGTACGTGGACAAGTTCGATGCCCTCGAGCAGGCCTTGCGCAGCGCCGCGCCGCACACCTTGGTGGACGTGGTGACCGACGCTCTCGCCGAGTGGTACCGCGCGGACGACGTGCAACTCCGCCTGGCCGACTACGGAATGCGCTCCCTGCAGGCCGTGGAGACCGGGCCGGGCACGACGGAACCCGTCCCGATCGACGGCAGTGCCCAGGGGCGTGCGTTCGGCTCGCAGGAACCGCATGTGACCAAAGGGCCCGCACGCGTGGAGGTGCACCTGCCCGTCACCGTCCGCGGAGACCGGCTGGGCGTGCTCACCGTGCGCATGAGCGAGGACATCGACGCCGAGGCGCTGCTGCCGGACCTCCAGCGCGTGTGCGAGGCACTCGGCCACGAGATCCTCGTCGCGGAGCGCGACACCGACCTGTACGTGCTCGCCCGGCGCGCCGCACGGCTGACGCTGGCGGCCGAGATGCAGTGGCTGCTGCTGCCCGGCCGGGCCTGCGCGCGCAGCGAGTTCGCCCTCGGCGCCCATCTGGAGCCCGCCTACGCCATCTTCGGCGACAACTACGACTGGTCCGTCTCGGCCGACCACCTCACCCTGACCGTCACCAACGGCATGGGCAACGGCATCGAGGCGGCGCTTCTGACCAGTCTCGCCGTCAACGCGCTGCGCAACGCCCGCCGCGCCGGCCTCGACCTCGCCGGCCAGGCCACGCTGGCCGACCAGGCCGTGTACGCCCACTACCAGGGGCGTGCGTACGTGTCCGTGCTGCTGCTGCGCTTCGACCTCGACTCGGGCGAGGTGGAGGTCGTGGACGCCGGTTCGCCCCGCCTGTGGCGACTGCGCGACCGCGTCGTCGAGCCCATCGACTTCGAGGCACAGCTCCCCCTGGGCATGTTCGAGGACACGGTGTACGAACCGGAGCGCTTCGTCGTCCGCCCGGGCGACCGCCTGCTCTTCGGCAGCGACGGCGTCTACGACTCGTCGTCCCCCGCGGGCGAGCGGTACGGCAGCCGGACGCTGGCCCGCACCCTCCTCGCCACGAGCCTGCTCCCGCCGACCCAGGTGCCGGGCGCGGTGCTCCGCGAGCTCGCCGGCCACCGCGGGGACACACCGCTCGACGACGACGCGCTGGTGGTCTGCCTCGACTGGTACGGGCGCGACGAGCGAGGCGGGGTCGACGGTGACGCGGCCACCGGGTGA
- a CDS encoding DUF2267 domain-containing protein: protein MNSQLETLLDSVRERGRYARRREAAGAVDSVLDVLGAHLVGDDRRDLARLLPPECGPLLTVGEPASEPLTPRGFVEAVAARDHGDFDEARRAVTAVLGIVAEVADDALLRRILTQLPPGHAGLFGRTEPV from the coding sequence ATGAACAGCCAACTGGAAACGTTGCTCGACTCGGTACGGGAACGGGGCCGCTACGCCCGGCGGCGGGAAGCCGCGGGGGCCGTGGACAGCGTCCTGGACGTCCTGGGAGCACACCTTGTGGGCGATGACCGCAGGGACCTCGCGCGTCTGCTGCCGCCTGAGTGCGGCCCTCTGCTCACCGTCGGCGAGCCGGCCAGCGAACCCCTGACGCCGCGTGGCTTCGTCGAAGCCGTCGCGGCCCGTGACCACGGCGACTTCGACGAGGCCCGGCGCGCCGTCACGGCCGTGCTCGGCATCGTGGCCGAGGTGGCCGACGACGCCCTGCTGCGCCGCATCCTCACCCAGCTGCCGCCGGGGCACGCGGGGCTGTTCGGCCGTACGGAGCCGGTATGA
- a CDS encoding MarR family winged helix-turn-helix transcriptional regulator — MSASPAPPSRRSADAARAACDVIEMLEILWERGRDTASAVSASQLRVLYSLERADGINLRTLGDVLGSAPSSASRLCDRLEALGFVERTPSPVSRRELTLRLTAHGRAYLSELRSRREEILLAAIEAMGPASRAALLEGLNGFRNAVAAEGSTRSRSAQDGSARQA, encoded by the coding sequence ATGAGCGCGAGTCCGGCTCCACCTTCGCGGCGGTCCGCCGATGCGGCACGAGCGGCGTGCGATGTCATCGAGATGCTCGAGATCCTGTGGGAAAGGGGCCGGGACACCGCGTCCGCGGTGTCGGCCTCGCAACTGCGCGTGCTCTACAGCCTGGAACGCGCGGACGGCATCAACCTGCGCACCCTCGGCGACGTGCTGGGCTCCGCGCCCTCGTCGGCCAGCAGGCTGTGCGACCGGCTCGAAGCGCTGGGGTTCGTGGAGCGCACGCCCAGTCCCGTGAGCCGGCGGGAGCTGACGCTCCGCCTGACCGCCCATGGGAGGGCCTACCTCTCGGAGCTGCGCAGCCGGCGCGAGGAGATCCTTCTCGCCGCCATCGAAGCCATGGGTCCGGCGTCGCGCGCCGCTCTGCTGGAGGGCCTGAACGGTTTCCGGAACGCCGTCGCGGCCGAGGGCTCCACTCGGAGCCGGAGCGCGCAGGACGGTTCGGCCCGCCAGGCCTGA
- a CDS encoding ABC transporter substrate-binding protein — MKRRNAVAALGLALTMTLTGCSAMGGSSDGTVTLQMVESLTNPARTEVLKQLIADFEKQNPKIKVNLVSPPTGQADQKIQQMLQSGSGVDTLEVRDITVGPWSNNGWLHDMSTDLKGWQGWQGLTDNATKAAKDPEGRTYFMPYGFYGLSLFYRTDLTGQAGYDKPPGTWEDLLEQASAIQDTGKRRYGYAFRGGPNANSNVTAVIEAYVADRIDPANGYKLSDGRTIFSAPEAREALKTYFDLFKKGSPPSSIAWGYPEMVEGFSNGSTAFLLQDPEVIATVRESKAIKEDQWTTAPLPAGPGGKAVQPLATAGWGVAKGSKHKAQAVKLVEFLSEGEASTTFAKKNSLVPILKQAGEDSFYKTGPWASYVTMNQNPDTYLTVTQPRGVPWFTEWTQKADADVQKVLLGKMTQEQLLTDWDAYWTAKWKNES, encoded by the coding sequence ATGAAACGCAGGAACGCAGTCGCCGCGCTCGGCCTCGCCCTCACCATGACCCTGACCGGTTGCTCCGCCATGGGCGGCTCCAGTGACGGGACCGTCACGCTGCAGATGGTCGAGAGCCTGACCAACCCCGCCCGCACGGAGGTGCTGAAGCAGCTCATCGCGGACTTCGAGAAGCAGAACCCGAAGATCAAGGTCAACCTGGTCTCGCCGCCGACCGGTCAGGCGGACCAGAAGATCCAGCAGATGCTGCAGTCCGGCAGCGGTGTCGACACGCTCGAGGTCCGGGACATCACCGTGGGCCCCTGGTCCAACAACGGCTGGCTCCACGACATGAGCACCGACCTCAAGGGCTGGCAGGGCTGGCAGGGGCTGACCGACAACGCCACCAAGGCCGCGAAGGACCCCGAGGGCCGGACGTACTTCATGCCCTACGGCTTCTACGGGCTGAGTCTGTTCTACCGGACCGACCTCACCGGCCAGGCCGGGTACGACAAGCCGCCGGGCACCTGGGAGGACCTGCTCGAGCAGGCGAGTGCCATCCAGGACACGGGCAAGCGCCGCTACGGATACGCCTTCCGGGGCGGGCCCAACGCCAACAGCAACGTCACCGCGGTCATCGAGGCGTACGTCGCCGACAGGATCGACCCGGCCAACGGCTACAAGCTGTCCGACGGCCGCACGATCTTCTCCGCGCCCGAGGCACGCGAAGCCCTGAAGACGTACTTCGACCTGTTCAAGAAGGGCTCGCCGCCGTCCTCCATCGCCTGGGGCTACCCGGAGATGGTCGAGGGGTTCTCCAACGGCTCCACCGCCTTCCTGCTCCAGGACCCGGAAGTGATCGCGACCGTGCGGGAGTCCAAGGCGATCAAGGAGGATCAGTGGACCACCGCGCCTCTGCCGGCGGGTCCGGGCGGAAAGGCCGTCCAGCCGCTGGCGACCGCCGGGTGGGGCGTGGCCAAGGGCAGTAAGCACAAGGCCCAGGCCGTCAAGCTCGTCGAGTTCCTGTCGGAGGGCGAGGCGTCGACCACGTTCGCCAAGAAGAACAGTCTCGTCCCGATCCTGAAGCAGGCCGGCGAGGACAGCTTCTACAAGACCGGGCCGTGGGCCAGCTACGTGACGATGAACCAGAACCCGGACACGTATCTCACCGTCACCCAGCCCCGTGGTGTGCCCTGGTTCACCGAGTGGACGCAGAAGGCCGACGCGGACGTCCAGAAGGTGCTGCTCGGCAAGATGACGCAGGAGCAGTTGCTCACCGACTGGGACGCGTACTGGACCGCCAAGTGGAAGAACGAGAGCTGA
- a CDS encoding FadR/GntR family transcriptional regulator: protein MSAVDKAFHGLRRMISSGRLGAGQRFPPEGDLCEELGVSRSSLREAVRMLAALGAVEARHGSGTFVSQLRPEDLLGRLSLTVELLPLDGLLELFEIRRVLESHVMAQAAARITPQELKTLHGLLDTIEASVDPAEFADYDHRFHAEIARIGGSPSMQALLTVFRSRSRHYRVFALPEGPDFKRAGDEDHRAIITALANRDPAAAASAAAAHIARSERWLSATRPPVTEDAVTEDAVTEDAVDEPANELG, encoded by the coding sequence ATGTCCGCAGTCGACAAGGCGTTCCACGGCTTGCGCCGCATGATCTCCAGCGGTCGGCTCGGTGCCGGTCAGCGGTTTCCGCCGGAGGGCGATCTGTGCGAGGAGCTCGGGGTCTCGCGGAGTTCGCTGCGTGAGGCGGTGCGCATGCTCGCCGCGCTGGGCGCGGTCGAGGCGCGGCACGGCTCCGGCACCTTCGTCTCACAGCTGAGGCCGGAGGATCTCCTCGGCAGGCTGTCCCTGACGGTCGAACTGCTGCCGCTCGACGGCCTGCTGGAGCTCTTCGAGATCCGGCGGGTCCTGGAGTCGCATGTGATGGCGCAGGCCGCCGCCCGGATCACGCCCCAGGAACTCAAGACCCTCCACGGCTTGCTCGACACGATCGAGGCCAGCGTGGACCCCGCGGAGTTCGCCGACTACGACCACCGCTTCCACGCGGAGATCGCCCGCATCGGCGGCAGTCCCTCCATGCAGGCGCTGCTGACGGTCTTCCGCTCGCGCTCCCGCCACTACCGCGTCTTCGCGCTGCCCGAGGGACCGGATTTCAAGCGGGCGGGCGACGAGGACCACCGGGCGATCATCACCGCCCTGGCGAACCGCGACCCGGCAGCGGCGGCGAGCGCGGCCGCCGCGCACATCGCCCGCAGCGAACGGTGGCTCAGCGCCACCCGCCCGCCCGTGACCGAGGACGCGGTGACCGAGGACGCCGTGACCGAGGACGCCGTGGACGAGCCGGCGAACGAGCTTGGCTGA
- a CDS encoding aminotransferase class V-fold PLP-dependent enzyme: MSTTDLTTAPRPLVLADGRPAAAAWSLDPAVKHLNHGSFGAVPLSAQEEQNRLRRQMDASPVEWFPALPGKVAAARGAIAGFLRVAADDLALVPNASAGASVAYANVPARPGGEVLVTDHGYGAVTMGAERLARRWGGTVRTVHVPLDADADTAYACVVAELSGATGLIVLDHITSATARWMPVERISAEARRRGIPILVDGAHVPGLTEDPVSGVDCDVWVGNLHKFGCAPRGTAALVARTELRESLYPLIDSWGAPEPFPGRFDTQGTVDVTSYLATPTALGFVEDTWGWTTARTYMRELADYAERIVATAFSELTGEDCRVDVGMPVNALRLVRVPGPLAATHAQADALRDRVARELGVATAFTSFGGVGFLRLSTHVYNTAADFEYFAERCVPVLGAWSRNQSHGGQR; encoded by the coding sequence GTGAGCACGACGGACCTCACCACCGCCCCACGTCCCCTCGTGCTCGCCGACGGCCGTCCCGCCGCCGCTGCCTGGTCGCTCGATCCCGCGGTCAAGCACCTGAACCACGGGTCGTTCGGGGCGGTCCCGCTGTCGGCCCAGGAGGAGCAGAACCGGCTGCGCCGGCAGATGGACGCCTCACCCGTGGAGTGGTTCCCCGCGCTGCCGGGAAAGGTCGCGGCCGCACGTGGCGCGATCGCCGGCTTCCTCCGGGTCGCGGCCGACGATCTCGCTCTCGTCCCCAACGCCAGCGCCGGCGCGAGCGTGGCGTACGCGAACGTGCCGGCGCGGCCGGGCGGCGAGGTCCTGGTCACCGACCACGGTTACGGCGCGGTGACCATGGGCGCCGAGCGTCTGGCCCGCCGCTGGGGCGGCACGGTCCGCACGGTCCATGTGCCCCTCGACGCCGACGCGGACACCGCCTACGCGTGCGTGGTGGCGGAGCTGAGCGGAGCGACCGGCCTCATCGTCCTCGACCACATCACCTCGGCGACCGCGCGGTGGATGCCGGTGGAGCGGATCTCCGCAGAGGCCCGCAGGCGCGGCATCCCGATCCTCGTGGACGGCGCGCATGTGCCCGGACTGACCGAGGACCCCGTCTCCGGAGTCGACTGCGACGTCTGGGTCGGCAACCTCCACAAGTTCGGCTGTGCCCCGCGGGGCACGGCAGCGCTGGTGGCGCGGACGGAGCTGCGTGAGAGCCTCTACCCGCTGATCGACTCGTGGGGCGCTCCCGAGCCCTTCCCCGGCCGCTTCGACACCCAGGGGACGGTGGACGTCACGAGCTATCTCGCCACGCCCACCGCCCTCGGTTTCGTCGAGGACACCTGGGGATGGACGACCGCCCGCACCTACATGCGCGAGCTGGCCGACTACGCGGAGCGGATCGTCGCGACGGCCTTCTCCGAACTGACCGGCGAGGACTGCCGCGTGGACGTGGGCATGCCGGTCAACGCCCTGCGGCTGGTGCGTGTCCCCGGCCCGCTGGCCGCCACCCATGCGCAGGCCGACGCGCTGCGTGACCGGGTGGCCCGGGAGCTGGGGGTCGCGACCGCGTTCACCAGCTTCGGCGGCGTCGGCTTTCTGCGCCTGTCGACGCATGTGTACAACACGGCAGCCGATTTCGAGTACTTCGCCGAGCGCTGCGTCCCCGTGCTCGGCGCATGGTCCCGCAACCAGTCCCACGGAGGACAGCGATGA
- a CDS encoding RNA polymerase sigma factor SigF, whose protein sequence is MAAVTAVTTAAQEATTEADAVGIAPIADPSKVSPQDARELSRQFFARLAELEEGTDEYQYVRNTLIEMNLSLVKYAAGRFRSRGADEMEDIVQVGTIGLIKAIDRFDLCREVEFTTFAVPCIVGEIKRFFRDTSWAVHVPRRLQEARVELARATDELRSRLGRTPTVRELSELMSLSEADVIEARKASNAYNSASLDAALTGDSTQDGEAALADFIGEEEPALELIQDFHSLAPLIGELEDRDRQILHLRFVEELTQAQIGEHLGISQMHVSRLLTRIIGRLREGLLDTGTG, encoded by the coding sequence ATGGCAGCCGTGACCGCAGTGACAACCGCGGCACAGGAAGCGACAACGGAAGCCGACGCGGTCGGGATCGCACCGATCGCGGATCCGTCGAAGGTATCCCCCCAGGACGCGCGCGAGCTCTCCCGTCAGTTCTTCGCCCGCCTGGCGGAGCTGGAGGAGGGCACGGACGAGTACCAGTACGTGCGCAACACCCTCATCGAGATGAACCTCTCGCTCGTCAAGTACGCGGCCGGCCGCTTCCGGAGCCGGGGCGCGGACGAGATGGAGGACATCGTCCAGGTCGGCACGATCGGGCTCATCAAGGCCATCGACCGCTTCGACTTGTGCCGCGAGGTGGAGTTCACCACCTTCGCCGTTCCCTGCATCGTCGGTGAGATCAAGCGCTTCTTCCGCGACACCAGCTGGGCCGTGCACGTCCCGCGCCGCCTCCAGGAGGCCCGCGTGGAGCTGGCCAGGGCGACGGACGAGCTGCGGAGCCGGCTCGGGCGCACCCCGACGGTGCGGGAACTGTCCGAGTTGATGTCGCTCTCCGAGGCTGACGTCATCGAGGCCCGCAAGGCATCCAACGCCTACAACTCCGCCTCGCTGGACGCCGCCCTCACCGGTGACAGCACCCAGGACGGCGAGGCGGCGCTCGCCGACTTCATCGGCGAGGAGGAACCGGCACTCGAACTCATCCAGGACTTCCACTCCCTCGCACCGCTGATCGGGGAGCTGGAGGACCGGGACCGCCAGATCCTGCATCTGCGGTTCGTGGAGGAACTGACGCAGGCGCAGATCGGTGAGCATCTGGGCATCTCGCAGATGCATGTCTCGCGGCTGCTGACCCGCATCATCGGCCGGCTGCGCGAAGGACTGCTCGACACCGGCACCGGCTGA
- a CDS encoding YihY/virulence factor BrkB family protein yields the protein MQGDRTCTGPPRRAGTLPGAMPSRRELLISLRRTPVSVWNEDVTDWAAALTYYAVLALIPMLLVTVSLSGIADASQTGALIERAAALLPPQARPLLEGAMRGMAGRHSEAWLVAVIGSLGSLWSASSYLAVFRRALHAMNEVKDRRSAWRTMPRVVATACALLVALVLSALVLTLSGEFAAALGGALGLDGVAAATWNVLKWPLLLCLAATMVLVLFRSGPALGQGARQRALGGGLAVVLWLTASFAFAAYTAHVGTYDRLYGPLAGFIVFLVWLWVSNLALLTGAQFNAELARTRAPGDL from the coding sequence ATGCAAGGTGACCGCACGTGCACCGGACCGCCGCGGCGAGCCGGCACCCTCCCCGGGGCGATGCCCTCGCGGCGCGAACTGCTCATATCCCTGCGCCGTACGCCCGTGTCCGTCTGGAACGAGGACGTCACGGACTGGGCTGCGGCGCTGACGTACTACGCGGTCCTCGCTCTCATCCCCATGCTGCTGGTCACCGTGTCCCTCAGCGGGATCGCCGACGCCTCGCAGACCGGCGCCCTGATCGAGCGAGCGGCCGCGCTCCTGCCACCGCAGGCGCGCCCTCTGCTGGAAGGGGCGATGCGCGGAATGGCCGGGCGGCACTCGGAGGCGTGGCTGGTCGCCGTGATCGGCTCCCTGGGCTCGCTGTGGTCCGCATCCAGCTATCTGGCCGTGTTCCGCCGTGCCCTGCACGCGATGAACGAGGTGAAGGACCGGCGCTCAGCCTGGCGGACGATGCCCCGCGTCGTCGCCACGGCCTGCGCGCTGCTGGTCGCCCTGGTCCTGAGCGCCCTGGTGCTCACGCTCAGCGGGGAGTTCGCCGCCGCCCTCGGAGGGGCCCTGGGCCTCGACGGTGTGGCGGCCGCGACCTGGAACGTACTGAAGTGGCCGCTGCTGCTCTGCCTCGCGGCCACGATGGTGCTGGTGCTGTTCCGCTCCGGCCCGGCCCTGGGGCAAGGAGCCCGGCAGCGGGCGCTGGGAGGCGGCCTGGCCGTGGTTCTGTGGCTCACCGCCTCCTTCGCCTTCGCGGCGTACACCGCGCACGTCGGCACCTACGACCGGCTGTACGGACCACTCGCCGGCTTCATCGTGTTCCTGGTCTGGCTCTGGGTGTCGAACCTCGCGCTGCTCACCGGTGCGCAGTTCAACGCCGAGCTCGCCCGGACGCGGGCCCCCGGCGACCTGTGA
- a CDS encoding DUF5133 domain-containing protein codes for MPDPKALRSLLARYADLRIAAPKNEKSRRALDDVTYTLCVMTATTTIEDALEAADALLPSAGTATPLPPPSTGATTSVGHSDDDDVTLVA; via the coding sequence ATGCCGGACCCCAAGGCGCTGCGGAGTCTCCTGGCGCGTTACGCGGACCTGCGCATTGCCGCACCCAAGAACGAGAAGAGCCGTCGCGCCCTCGACGACGTGACCTACACCTTGTGTGTGATGACAGCGACGACCACCATCGAGGACGCGCTCGAGGCGGCCGACGCGCTCCTCCCGTCCGCGGGAACCGCGACTCCGTTGCCCCCGCCCTCGACCGGCGCCACCACGTCCGTGGGGCACTCGGACGACGACGACGTCACGCTGGTCGCCTGA
- a CDS encoding pyridoxamine 5'-phosphate oxidase family protein: MNSTQSSGSAGERRLQQLLGTTDQAGTFYDRQVQPRLTPQMADFIGRQTMAFLSTADAAGACDVTFRAGPPGFVTVLDDRTLTYPEYRGNGVLASAGNITENPHIGLLFVDFTQDHIGLHVNGTARLHRDEDQRRVHPDLPVDTAPGRRPELWVHITVEEAYVHCSKHIPHLEPAPRPRPRAERPKDADYFALRSSLLPAQCEGVGTSTPTGPLPGRT; encoded by the coding sequence GTGAACTCCACCCAGTCCTCCGGTTCCGCAGGCGAACGCCGTCTGCAGCAGCTGCTCGGCACCACCGACCAGGCCGGCACCTTCTACGACCGCCAGGTGCAGCCCCGCCTCACCCCGCAGATGGCCGACTTCATCGGACGGCAGACGATGGCGTTCCTGTCCACGGCGGACGCCGCCGGAGCCTGCGACGTCACCTTCCGCGCCGGCCCCCCGGGCTTCGTCACCGTGCTGGACGACCGCACCCTCACCTACCCCGAGTACCGCGGCAACGGCGTGCTCGCCAGCGCCGGCAACATCACCGAGAATCCGCATATCGGCCTGCTCTTCGTCGACTTCACCCAGGACCACATCGGCCTGCACGTCAACGGCACGGCGCGGTTGCACCGGGACGAGGACCAGCGGCGTGTCCATCCCGACCTGCCCGTGGACACCGCTCCGGGGAGACGGCCCGAACTGTGGGTGCACATCACGGTGGAGGAGGCGTACGTCCACTGTTCCAAGCACATCCCGCACCTGGAGCCCGCGCCGCGTCCGCGCCCGCGGGCCGAACGCCCCAAGGACGCCGACTACTTCGCCCTCCGCTCCTCGCTCCTGCCCGCGCAGTGCGAGGGAGTGGGGACGTCGACGCCCACAGGACCGCTGCCGGGCCGGACCTGA
- a CDS encoding MarR family transcriptional regulator: MDVNHSPSRRRRHETSPVGPELVELLEVLWERGREVSYPPVSASQLRVLYSLDREEGINLRTLGELLGSAPPSVSRLCDRLEALGFVRRLPSQVSRRELELHLTGHGRTYLRELRERRDASLLEVIAAMKPSARSALLAGLAGFRNALDETGHAPGVRPAGDARTA, from the coding sequence ATGGATGTGAACCACTCTCCTTCCCGGCGTCGACGGCATGAGACCTCTCCCGTGGGCCCGGAACTCGTCGAGCTCCTCGAGGTGCTGTGGGAGCGGGGCAGAGAGGTGTCCTACCCGCCCGTGTCGGCGTCACAGCTCCGGGTGCTCTACAGCCTCGACCGCGAGGAGGGCATCAACCTCCGGACGCTGGGCGAGCTGCTGGGCTCGGCGCCCCCGTCGGTGAGCCGACTCTGCGACCGGCTGGAGGCGCTCGGCTTCGTCCGCAGGCTCCCGAGCCAGGTCAGCAGACGTGAGCTGGAGTTGCATCTGACCGGTCACGGCAGGACCTATCTGCGGGAGCTGCGAGAGCGCCGGGACGCGTCCTTGCTGGAAGTGATCGCCGCGATGAAACCGTCGGCGCGATCCGCCCTGCTCGCCGGTCTGGCGGGCTTCAGGAACGCACTCGACGAGACGGGACACGCTCCGGGCGTGCGTCCCGCCGGCGACGCACGTACCGCCTGA
- a CDS encoding PRC-barrel domain containing protein, with product MSEHLWAYVPTSGHNRDDDLTGYSVEATDGRIGKVDKHSNEVGSQYIVVDTGVWIFGKEVMLPAGTITMVDHQEERILVSRTKDEIKAAPEFDKEKHLGDPAYRDQLGGYYGSGH from the coding sequence GTGAGCGAACATCTGTGGGCCTACGTACCGACCAGCGGCCACAACCGGGACGACGATCTCACCGGCTACAGCGTCGAGGCGACGGATGGTCGCATCGGCAAGGTGGACAAGCACTCGAACGAAGTCGGATCCCAGTACATCGTCGTCGACACCGGCGTATGGATCTTCGGCAAGGAGGTGATGCTGCCGGCCGGCACCATCACCATGGTCGATCACCAGGAAGAGCGAATTCTCGTTTCCCGAACGAAGGACGAGATCAAGGCGGCTCCGGAATTCGACAAGGAGAAGCACCTCGGTGATCCCGCCTACCGGGACCAGCTCGGCGGCTATTACGGCTCCGGTCACTGA
- a CDS encoding GAF domain-containing protein, whose product MHDVSVAAAVGRRALPQRLCAAFTRSLGAQRAALSFLPRMEHWRLLHATDEPALRGEATQFTLAGGPSVSAALRMRPVFVPDLHHSAHGSGSRLDEGLADVRQVLALPLRVQRTPVGVICLYYTERTEVTERHIAHGQHAADLALDALLRWRAVHACEDCECPVWTTDTRAARWDRIHQAAGYVAAREDCAVSEALSWLQVVGVRDGRSLLDLSDALLQTRPSAPHDSCAGVAEWPAPVGSGVPVGRRA is encoded by the coding sequence ATGCATGACGTGTCGGTCGCCGCGGCCGTGGGACGTCGGGCTCTGCCCCAGCGGCTGTGCGCCGCGTTCACCCGGTCGCTCGGAGCGCAACGGGCGGCTCTCTCGTTCCTGCCCCGCATGGAGCACTGGCGACTGCTCCACGCCACGGACGAGCCCGCACTGCGGGGTGAGGCCACGCAGTTCACCCTGGCCGGCGGGCCGTCGGTCAGCGCCGCACTGCGCATGCGCCCGGTCTTCGTACCCGACCTGCACCACTCGGCGCACGGCTCGGGCTCACGCCTCGACGAGGGACTCGCCGACGTGCGTCAGGTCCTGGCGCTTCCGCTGCGCGTCCAGCGGACACCGGTAGGCGTCATCTGCCTCTACTACACCGAGCGCACCGAAGTGACGGAGCGCCACATCGCCCACGGGCAGCACGCCGCCGATCTCGCCCTCGACGCGCTGCTCCGCTGGCGGGCCGTGCACGCCTGCGAGGACTGCGAGTGTCCGGTCTGGACGACGGACACCCGGGCGGCGCGCTGGGATCGCATCCATCAGGCGGCCGGCTATGTCGCGGCGCGCGAGGACTGCGCCGTCTCCGAGGCCTTGTCCTGGCTCCAGGTCGTGGGGGTGCGTGACGGTCGCTCCCTGCTCGACCTGTCCGACGCACTGCTGCAGACGCGCCCCTCGGCCCCGCACGACTCCTGCGCCGGGGTGGCGGAGTGGCCGGCGCCTGTCGGCTCCGGCGTACCCGTCGGCCGCAGGGCGTAG